One window of the Pseudomonas knackmussii B13 genome contains the following:
- a CDS encoding sensor domain-containing diguanylate cyclase — protein MLACPMPADESCRLQALEEMAVLDTPAEHYLDTLVQLTQDLSRVQTVLISLIDQDRQWFKARVGLDASETRRDISFCGHAILSTDPLVVPDARQDERFADNPLVLGPPFIRFYAGQPLHAANGQPIGTLCMLDPQPRTLRESEMAHFQQLATLAEGYLQLRALLQRNQALRQAVDREQRRALLDSLTQLWNRSALALLHPRESAMAQERQQQLGVIYADLDHFKSINDRFGHDTGDAVLCESARRLRAALRPDDLLVRQGGEEFVALLRVQDAAELQRIAERMRVAIGGKPFALDSGPLPVTLSLGCTLARPQETLDAGLKRADGALYRAKHGGRDRVEFTAID, from the coding sequence ATGCTCGCTTGCCCCATGCCCGCCGATGAAAGCTGCCGCCTGCAGGCGCTGGAAGAGATGGCCGTGCTCGATACGCCGGCCGAGCACTACCTGGATACCCTGGTGCAGCTGACCCAGGACCTGTCCCGCGTACAGACCGTGCTGATCAGCCTGATCGACCAGGATCGCCAGTGGTTCAAGGCCCGCGTCGGCCTGGACGCCAGCGAGACGCGCCGCGACATCTCCTTTTGCGGCCACGCCATCCTCAGCACGGACCCGCTGGTGGTGCCCGACGCCCGCCAGGACGAGCGCTTCGCCGACAACCCGCTGGTGCTCGGCCCGCCTTTCATCCGCTTCTATGCCGGCCAGCCGCTGCACGCCGCCAACGGCCAGCCCATCGGTACCCTGTGCATGCTCGACCCACAGCCGCGCACGTTGCGCGAGAGCGAGATGGCCCACTTCCAGCAGCTCGCCACTCTCGCCGAAGGCTACCTGCAGCTGCGCGCACTGCTGCAGCGCAACCAGGCCCTGCGCCAGGCGGTGGATCGCGAACAGCGCCGCGCCCTGCTCGACTCGCTGACCCAGCTGTGGAACCGCAGCGCCCTGGCCCTGCTGCACCCGCGCGAGTCCGCCATGGCGCAGGAGCGGCAACAGCAGCTGGGTGTCATCTATGCCGACCTCGACCACTTCAAGTCGATCAACGACCGCTTCGGCCACGACACCGGCGATGCCGTGCTCTGCGAATCCGCGCGTCGGCTGCGTGCCGCGCTGCGCCCGGACGACCTGCTGGTGCGCCAGGGCGGCGAGGAATTCGTCGCCCTGCTGCGCGTGCAGGACGCCGCCGAGCTGCAGCGCATTGCCGAGCGCATGCGCGTGGCCATCGGCGGCAAGCCTTTCGCACTGGACAGCGGCCCGTTGCCGGTGACCCTCAGCCTGGGTTGTACGCTGGCCCGCCCGCAGGAGACGCTCGATGCCGGCCTCAAGCGTGCCGACGGCGCGCTCTACCGGGCCAAGCACGGCGGCCGCGACCGCGTGGAATTCACCGCCATCGACTAA
- a CDS encoding NADPH-dependent FMN reductase, protein MSKVFDVAVVVGSLRKQSLNRKVALALAALAPPSLKLEIVEIGDLPLYSEDIDGDNPPAAYTAFRERIRRADALLFVTPEYNRSVPAPMKNAIDVGSRPYGKSAWGGKPGAVVSASPGAIGGFGANHHLRQSLVFLDVPCMQQPETYLGGAGSFFDDAGQPNDQVKPFLQTIINSYAAWVEKIAGA, encoded by the coding sequence ATGAGCAAAGTCTTCGACGTCGCCGTAGTGGTCGGCAGCCTGCGCAAGCAATCCCTCAATCGCAAGGTGGCGCTGGCCCTGGCCGCCCTCGCGCCGCCGAGCCTGAAGCTGGAGATCGTCGAGATCGGCGACCTGCCGCTGTACAGCGAAGATATCGACGGCGACAACCCGCCGGCGGCCTACACCGCGTTCCGCGAGCGCATCCGCCGCGCCGACGCGCTGCTCTTCGTCACCCCGGAATACAACCGCTCGGTGCCGGCACCGATGAAGAACGCCATCGACGTCGGCTCGCGGCCCTACGGAAAGAGCGCCTGGGGCGGCAAGCCGGGTGCGGTGGTCAGCGCCTCGCCGGGGGCCATCGGCGGCTTTGGCGCCAACCACCACCTGCGCCAGTCGCTGGTGTTCCTCGACGTGCCCTGCATGCAGCAGCCGGAAACCTACCTGGGCGGCGCCGGCAGCTTCTTCGATGACGCCGGGCAGCCGAACGACCAGGTCAAGCCGTTCCTGCAGACCATCATCAACAGCTACGCCGCCTGGGTGGAGAAGATCGCCGGGGCGTAA
- a CDS encoding LysR family transcriptional regulator, with amino-acid sequence MRSHDRYSEILAFVAVARRGSFIQAAEDLGMTASALSRKLQALEQRVGVRLLQRTTRRGSLTEAGALYLERGRRWLEDLEDADQALADLAGNVRGRLRVSLPMHFGRLHVVPALPELLARHPQLDLDLDLSDRQHDLVADGFDCAMRIGQLVDSSLVARRLAENRRVLVASPEYLERAGMPQHPNELTQHSCLHFSLFREGDVWHLLRGDERCEVPVHGRIRANYGGALVEAALAGLGITLTATFIAGPALRRGELVQVLPEWQLPPMHIWMLYPSGRFLAPKVRAFSDFFAERFAGVPYWEPEALGG; translated from the coding sequence ATGCGAAGCCATGACCGCTACAGCGAAATCCTCGCCTTCGTTGCCGTAGCCCGGCGCGGCAGCTTCATCCAGGCCGCCGAGGACCTCGGCATGACCGCCTCGGCGCTGTCGCGCAAGCTGCAGGCGCTGGAGCAGCGCGTCGGTGTGCGCCTGCTTCAGCGCACCACACGGCGGGGCAGCCTGACCGAGGCCGGCGCGCTCTATCTGGAGCGTGGCCGTCGCTGGCTGGAGGATCTCGAGGATGCCGACCAGGCCCTGGCGGATCTGGCCGGCAACGTGCGCGGCCGCCTGCGGGTCAGCTTGCCGATGCATTTCGGCCGCCTGCACGTGGTGCCGGCGCTGCCGGAACTGTTGGCGCGGCATCCGCAACTGGACCTCGACCTGGACCTGAGCGACCGCCAGCACGACCTGGTGGCCGACGGCTTCGACTGCGCCATGCGCATCGGCCAACTGGTCGATTCCAGCCTGGTGGCGCGGCGCCTGGCGGAGAACCGGCGGGTGCTGGTGGCCAGTCCGGAATACTTGGAGCGGGCCGGAATGCCGCAGCACCCCAACGAGCTGACGCAGCACAGTTGCCTGCATTTCTCGCTGTTCCGCGAGGGGGATGTCTGGCACCTGCTGCGCGGCGACGAGCGCTGCGAAGTACCGGTGCACGGCCGTATCCGCGCCAACTACGGCGGCGCTTTAGTGGAGGCTGCGCTGGCCGGCCTGGGTATCACCCTGACGGCGACCTTCATCGCCGGACCAGCCTTGCGCCGGGGGGAACTGGTGCAGGTGCTGCCGGAGTGGCAACTGCCGCCGATGCACATCTGGATGCTCTATCCGAGCGGGCGCTTCCTCGCACCCAAGGTGCGCGCCTTCAGCGACTTCTTCGCCGAGCGCTTCGCTGGCGTGC
- the cbpA gene encoding curved DNA-binding protein: MEFKDYYAALGVAPDADEKTIKSAYRKLARKYHPDVSKEANAEERFKEVAEAYEVLKSPEKRAEYDQLRQYGNREKFEAPPGWQPSGGFEGAEHFQERDFSDFFESIFGARAGAQGQQRPRERRGRDIELEVPLFLEELQSGEPHPVSFGFPAPHEYGRRQPDVEKHLKVRIPPGAVDGERIRLKGQGGAGANGGPAGDLYLIIRLAPHPLFDVDGRDLLVSVPLAPWEAALGAKVEVPTLAGRIALSVPPGSQAGQRLRIRGKGLAGKGGDAAGDLYAVLKIVMPKGAAEGDTRKLWEELAAKAAFDPRREWSKRP, encoded by the coding sequence ATGGAGTTCAAGGACTACTATGCGGCGCTGGGCGTGGCCCCGGACGCTGATGAAAAGACGATCAAGAGCGCCTACCGCAAGCTGGCGCGCAAATATCACCCGGACGTCAGCAAGGAAGCCAACGCGGAAGAGCGCTTTAAGGAAGTCGCCGAGGCCTATGAAGTCCTGAAGAGCCCGGAGAAGCGCGCCGAATACGACCAGCTGCGCCAATACGGCAACCGCGAGAAGTTCGAGGCACCGCCAGGCTGGCAGCCGTCCGGCGGGTTCGAGGGCGCCGAGCATTTCCAGGAGCGCGACTTCTCCGATTTCTTCGAGTCGATCTTCGGCGCGCGGGCCGGCGCCCAGGGGCAACAGCGCCCCCGCGAGCGGCGCGGCCGCGACATCGAGCTGGAGGTGCCACTGTTCCTCGAGGAACTGCAGTCCGGCGAGCCGCACCCGGTCAGCTTCGGCTTTCCCGCCCCCCACGAATACGGCCGGCGCCAGCCGGACGTGGAGAAGCACCTGAAGGTGCGCATCCCGCCGGGTGCGGTGGATGGCGAGCGCATCCGCCTGAAGGGGCAGGGCGGCGCAGGCGCAAACGGCGGTCCGGCGGGCGACCTCTACCTGATCATTCGCCTGGCGCCACACCCGCTGTTCGACGTCGACGGCCGCGACCTGTTGGTCAGCGTGCCGCTGGCGCCCTGGGAAGCGGCGCTGGGGGCAAAGGTCGAAGTGCCGACCCTGGCCGGCCGCATCGCCCTCAGCGTGCCGCCGGGCAGCCAGGCCGGGCAGCGCTTGCGCATCCGCGGCAAGGGCTTGGCGGGTAAGGGCGGCGATGCCGCGGGCGATCTCTACGCGGTGCTGAAGATCGTCATGCCCAAGGGTGCCGCTGAAGGCGATACACGCAAACTGTGGGAGGAACTGGCCGCCAAGGCGGCCTTCGACCCGCGTCGCGAATGGAGTAAACGGCCATGA
- a CDS encoding cupin domain-containing protein, producing MNTAALQRSASLWPLALLAVLALGTALLPPLQQAESSAEEAGARPQTKVTVLSCEPLAEVPGKVMTSVLVDFPPGAYTPAHRHPGALTAYVLRGQVRSRMEGEPPHTYGVGQTWFEPRGALHLFAENASRDEPAQLLATFVTDEGCGPLTIPEDHPHSP from the coding sequence ATGAACACTGCCGCTTTGCAGCGCTCGGCGAGCCTCTGGCCGCTGGCGCTGCTCGCTGTGCTGGCGCTGGGTACGGCCTTGCTGCCGCCGCTGCAGCAGGCCGAGAGTTCGGCGGAGGAAGCCGGAGCGCGGCCGCAGACGAAGGTGACCGTGCTGTCCTGCGAGCCGCTGGCAGAAGTTCCCGGCAAGGTGATGACCAGCGTGCTCGTCGACTTCCCGCCCGGCGCCTACACCCCAGCGCATCGTCATCCCGGCGCGCTGACCGCCTACGTGCTGCGCGGCCAGGTGCGCTCGCGCATGGAGGGCGAGCCGCCGCACACCTATGGTGTCGGCCAGACCTGGTTCGAGCCGCGCGGTGCGCTGCACCTGTTCGCCGAAAATGCGAGCCGCGATGAGCCGGCGCAGCTATTGGCGACCTTCGTCACCGACGAAGGCTGTGGCCCGCTGACGATTCCCGAAGACCACCCCCATTCCCCATGA
- a CDS encoding PLP-dependent aminotransferase family protein: MSEPLALRLDPSLAQPIYRQIYERFKEAIARGTLRPGERVPPVRGLAGELGVARGTVELAYQLLTSEGYLLARGPAGTVVSPQLSGRDTTPSPHKAPPTAPALPGLIAHGPGIRPFQLGLPALDAFPRALWSRLAGRRLRHTLPGELAYPDPCGFGPLREALAGYLSVSRGIACEPAQVLICAGYQGALDLITRTLLQPGDAVWHEDPGYPRGRQLMAAAGATLVPVPVDNDGLCVSEGERRAPQARFALVTPSQQSPTGVALSLPRRLALLDWAERSGAWIVEDDYDSEYRYASFPLPALKSLDRQGRVLYTGTFSKVLFPALRLGYLVVPKDLLPDFVRSQQVFASGCSELLQATLCDFFVEGHFSRHLKRTRTLYAERRQMLRSALEQRLGEAMHFDDLPGGLHLIGRIGGDDRAIAQRAHAAGLGLQALNSWCVEARREPALVMSFTNVKSAPEAAELAKRVAEVMEM; encoded by the coding sequence ATGTCAGAGCCCCTCGCCCTGCGCCTCGACCCGAGCCTGGCGCAGCCGATCTACCGGCAGATCTACGAGCGCTTCAAGGAAGCCATTGCCCGCGGCACCCTGCGCCCTGGCGAGCGCGTGCCGCCGGTGCGCGGCCTGGCCGGCGAGCTGGGCGTGGCGCGCGGCACCGTGGAACTGGCCTACCAGCTGCTGACCAGCGAGGGCTACCTGCTGGCGCGCGGGCCGGCCGGCACGGTGGTCTCCCCGCAACTGAGCGGGCGCGATACCACGCCCTCGCCACACAAGGCACCGCCGACTGCACCGGCGTTGCCCGGCCTGATCGCCCATGGCCCCGGCATCCGCCCCTTCCAGCTCGGCCTGCCGGCACTGGATGCCTTCCCCCGCGCCCTCTGGTCGCGCCTCGCCGGCCGGCGCTTGCGCCACACCCTGCCGGGCGAGCTGGCGTATCCCGACCCATGCGGCTTCGGCCCGCTGCGCGAGGCGCTGGCCGGCTATCTCAGCGTCTCCCGCGGGATCGCCTGCGAACCGGCGCAGGTGCTGATCTGCGCCGGCTACCAGGGCGCGCTGGACCTGATCACTCGCACCCTTCTGCAACCGGGCGACGCCGTCTGGCACGAAGACCCCGGCTATCCACGAGGCCGCCAATTGATGGCGGCGGCGGGCGCAACGCTGGTGCCGGTGCCGGTGGATAACGATGGGCTGTGCGTATCGGAAGGCGAACGTCGCGCCCCGCAGGCGCGCTTCGCGCTGGTCACGCCGTCACAGCAGAGCCCCACCGGTGTAGCGCTGAGCCTGCCACGCCGCCTGGCACTGCTGGACTGGGCCGAGCGCAGCGGCGCCTGGATCGTCGAGGACGACTACGACAGCGAGTACCGCTATGCCAGCTTCCCCCTGCCAGCCCTGAAGAGCCTCGACCGCCAGGGCCGCGTGCTCTACACCGGCACCTTCAGCAAGGTGCTGTTTCCGGCCCTGCGCCTGGGCTACCTGGTGGTGCCGAAGGACCTGCTGCCAGACTTCGTGCGCAGCCAGCAGGTGTTCGCCTCGGGCTGCTCGGAGCTGCTGCAGGCGACACTCTGCGACTTCTTCGTCGAAGGCCATTTCTCCCGCCACCTGAAACGCACCCGGACGCTCTACGCCGAACGCCGGCAGATGCTGCGCAGCGCCCTGGAACAGCGCCTGGGCGAAGCCATGCACTTCGACGATCTCCCAGGCGGCCTGCACCTGATCGGCCGAATCGGAGGCGACGACCGCGCCATCGCCCAACGCGCCCACGCCGCCGGCCTCGGCCTGCAGGCGCTGAACAGCTGGTGCGTGGAGGCCCGCCGCGAGCCGGCGCTGGTGATGAGCTTCACGAACGTGAAAAGCGCGCCGGAAGCGGCCGAACTGGCCAAGCGCGTGGCGGAGGTGATGGAAATGTAG
- a CDS encoding DUF2214 family protein, with the protein MAAALVAYLHFLSLFVMFALLVLEHRLFKLPLDTQRARSLVIIDLAYGASAGVVLLSGIARAVWFAKGLDYYLHNAAFHALVGLFVVVALLSIYPTLTFLNWRHALQAGQVPEVSAAQGKRVTMVIRVELLAMLVLALLASLMAHGIGVIAN; encoded by the coding sequence ATGGCCGCAGCCCTGGTTGCCTACCTGCACTTTCTCTCGCTGTTCGTGATGTTCGCCCTGCTGGTGCTGGAGCACCGTCTGTTCAAGCTGCCGCTGGATACCCAGCGCGCGCGCAGCCTGGTGATCATCGACCTGGCCTACGGCGCCAGCGCCGGCGTCGTACTGCTCAGCGGCATCGCCCGCGCGGTGTGGTTCGCCAAGGGCCTGGACTACTACCTGCACAACGCCGCCTTCCATGCCCTGGTCGGGCTCTTCGTGGTGGTGGCGCTGCTGTCGATCTACCCGACCCTGACCTTCCTCAACTGGCGCCACGCGCTGCAGGCCGGCCAGGTGCCGGAAGTCAGCGCCGCGCAGGGCAAGCGCGTGACCATGGTGATCCGCGTGGAACTGCTGGCCATGCTGGTCCTCGCCCTGCTGGCCAGCCTGATGGCCCACGGCATCGGCGTCATCGCCAACTAG
- a CDS encoding chaperone modulator CbpM has protein sequence MTEVLFTLEFDELCECARLPRETLLEIIEVGIVEPQERRGETWLFAAESVLVLRRAARLQRELELDWPAIALALRLLDEVEALRAENERLRRRLSRYEQE, from the coding sequence ATGACCGAAGTCCTGTTCACCCTGGAGTTCGATGAGCTCTGCGAATGCGCCAGGCTGCCGCGCGAGACGCTGCTGGAAATCATCGAGGTCGGCATCGTCGAGCCGCAGGAAAGACGCGGCGAAACCTGGTTGTTCGCCGCCGAGTCGGTGCTCGTTTTGCGTCGTGCGGCACGCCTGCAGCGCGAACTCGAGCTGGACTGGCCGGCCATTGCCCTGGCCCTGCGTCTGCTCGACGAGGTGGAGGCGCTGCGCGCGGAGAACGAACGGCTGCGCCGGCGGCTGTCGCGGTACGAGCAAGAGTGA
- a CDS encoding arylamine N-acetyltransferase family protein, with protein MTPFDPFTPEQLQACLLRLGLPLQAFPATRESLDRLIDASLHQLPFENLSVLLERPVQIDPDAVFAKVIEGWRGGYCFELNSLFARLLVSLGFDVRLLVARVRWGLPADAERTQQSHLLLRVELEEGPCLVDVGFGGANPPRALPLRIGEEQPGGWRVAVHEGDELELALRTSSGWAGLYRFTLQEQHWLDYQPRNWFTSTHPQSVFRRSLKVAISEEDRRLTLLDGVFGVRSADGRTTQRVITDVDELIELLRSRFRLGLPPADAELLRERLLPLLRG; from the coding sequence ATGACCCCCTTCGATCCTTTCACGCCCGAGCAATTGCAGGCCTGCCTTCTGCGCCTCGGTTTGCCACTCCAGGCGTTTCCCGCAACGCGCGAAAGTCTCGACCGCCTGATAGACGCATCGCTGCACCAATTGCCGTTCGAGAACCTCAGCGTGCTGCTGGAGCGGCCGGTGCAGATCGACCCCGACGCGGTGTTCGCCAAGGTCATCGAGGGTTGGCGTGGCGGATACTGCTTCGAGCTGAACAGCCTGTTTGCGCGCCTGCTGGTCAGCCTCGGCTTCGACGTGCGCCTGCTGGTCGCGCGGGTGCGCTGGGGGCTGCCGGCGGATGCCGAACGTACCCAGCAGAGCCACCTGTTGCTGCGTGTCGAACTGGAGGAGGGGCCTTGCCTGGTGGATGTCGGCTTTGGCGGGGCCAACCCGCCGCGGGCCCTGCCGCTGCGCATCGGCGAGGAGCAGCCCGGTGGCTGGCGCGTTGCCGTGCACGAGGGCGACGAGCTGGAGTTGGCCCTGCGCACGTCCAGCGGCTGGGCGGGGCTCTACCGCTTCACCCTGCAGGAACAGCACTGGCTCGATTACCAGCCGCGCAACTGGTTCACCTCGACCCATCCGCAGAGCGTATTTCGCCGTTCGCTGAAGGTCGCGATCAGCGAGGAGGACCGCCGTCTGACGCTGCTCGACGGCGTATTCGGGGTGCGCAGCGCCGACGGTCGCACGACGCAGCGGGTGATTACCGATGTCGACGAACTGATCGAATTGTTGCGCTCGCGCTTCCGCCTCGGCCTGCCGCCGGCCGATGCCGAACTGCTGCGCGAGCGCCTGCTGCCGTTGCTGCGGGGCTAG
- a CDS encoding NAD-dependent epimerase/dehydratase family protein, whose amino-acid sequence MCAKVFFAGASGAVGRRLLPLLLARGYRVLAISRDEQRAAALRAAGAEAQVLDVFDGEALTRAMLDFQPQWVMHQLTDLPPGLDPTEMAEATVRNARIRREGTANLVAAARAAGAQRLVAQSIAWAYAPGELPHREEQPLDLSAEGARAITVGGVAALENTVLRADPVQGVVLRYGRLYGPGTGFDIPDPRPALHVDDAARAALLALEWGTPGAYNLVEQDLDASAALARYRLGWQPGFRLQEA is encoded by the coding sequence ATGTGCGCGAAAGTCTTCTTTGCCGGTGCCAGTGGCGCCGTTGGCCGGCGTCTGCTGCCGCTGTTGCTGGCGCGCGGCTATCGGGTACTGGCGATCAGTCGTGACGAGCAACGGGCCGCCGCGCTGCGCGCAGCCGGCGCCGAGGCGCAGGTGCTGGACGTCTTCGACGGTGAAGCGCTGACCCGCGCCATGCTCGATTTCCAGCCGCAGTGGGTGATGCACCAGCTCACCGACCTGCCGCCCGGCCTGGACCCGACAGAAATGGCCGAGGCCACGGTGCGCAATGCTCGGATACGCCGCGAAGGCACCGCCAATCTGGTCGCCGCTGCGCGCGCTGCGGGCGCGCAGCGCCTGGTGGCGCAGAGCATCGCCTGGGCCTACGCGCCGGGTGAGTTGCCGCACCGCGAAGAGCAGCCGCTCGACCTCTCTGCCGAGGGCGCCCGTGCCATCACCGTGGGGGGCGTCGCCGCGCTTGAGAACACCGTGCTCCGCGCCGACCCTGTGCAAGGCGTGGTGCTGCGTTATGGCCGGCTTTATGGCCCGGGCACAGGCTTCGATATCCCCGATCCGCGCCCGGCACTGCACGTCGATGATGCCGCGCGCGCGGCCCTGCTGGCCCTGGAATGGGGCACGCCGGGGGCCTACAACCTGGTCGAGCAGGACCTCGACGCCAGCGCCGCGCTGGCCCGCTACCGGCTCGGCTGGCAGCCGGGCTTCCGTCTGCAGGAGGCCTGA
- a CDS encoding zinc-dependent alcohol dehydrogenase family protein — MRAFQLTGDDLASLQPVELAMPEPGPGQVLVHLGASSLNYRDLAIARRQYLPQLPRPLVPLSDAAGEVVALGAGVDQWRVGDRVTSHYTPAWQSGRFLAHYVDSRPGGPRDGLLREYAVFDQHAVVATPAHLTDAEAATLPIAALTAWNVLETFAPRPGEIVLLQGSGGVALFALQFARLRGAEVWMTTGSPEKTDRLRELGASRVFDGRADWGAQVFQASGGGVDMVLELGGSSSLLQSLQAIRPQGGVAVIGFLGGFGASTELVLPMLAKHARVQALSVGHRESFLAMNRAIVQHHLKPLIDSRHAFDQAPAAYERMATGRPFGKLVIEHA, encoded by the coding sequence ATGCGCGCCTTCCAGCTCACCGGCGACGACCTCGCCAGCCTGCAACCCGTCGAACTCGCGATGCCCGAACCGGGCCCCGGCCAGGTGCTCGTGCACCTGGGCGCCAGCAGCCTGAACTACCGCGACCTGGCCATCGCCCGCCGCCAGTACCTGCCGCAACTGCCGCGCCCGTTGGTACCGCTGTCCGATGCCGCCGGCGAAGTGGTGGCGCTCGGCGCGGGCGTTGACCAGTGGCGTGTCGGCGACCGCGTCACCAGCCACTACACCCCCGCCTGGCAGTCCGGGCGCTTCCTCGCCCACTACGTCGACAGCCGTCCGGGCGGCCCGCGCGACGGCTTGTTGCGCGAGTACGCGGTGTTCGACCAGCACGCCGTCGTAGCCACCCCAGCGCACCTTACCGACGCCGAGGCGGCGACTCTGCCCATCGCCGCGCTGACCGCCTGGAACGTGCTGGAGACCTTCGCCCCGCGCCCCGGCGAGATCGTGCTTCTGCAAGGCAGCGGCGGCGTTGCCCTGTTCGCCCTGCAGTTCGCCCGCCTGCGCGGCGCCGAGGTGTGGATGACCACCGGTTCGCCGGAGAAGACCGATCGCCTGCGCGAGCTGGGCGCCAGCCGCGTGTTCGACGGCCGCGCCGACTGGGGCGCGCAGGTGTTCCAGGCCAGCGGCGGCGGAGTCGACATGGTGCTTGAGCTGGGCGGTTCGAGCAGCCTGCTGCAGTCGCTCCAGGCAATCCGCCCGCAAGGCGGCGTAGCGGTGATCGGCTTCCTCGGCGGCTTCGGCGCCAGCACCGAACTGGTACTGCCGATGCTGGCCAAGCACGCGCGGGTGCAGGCGCTTTCGGTCGGCCACCGGGAAAGCTTCCTGGCGATGAACCGGGCCATCGTCCAGCACCATCTGAAACCGCTGATCGACAGCCGCCATGCCTTCGACCAGGCGCCGGCGGCCTACGAGCGCATGGCCACGGGCCGGCCGTTCGGCAAGCTGGTGATCGAGCACGCCTGA
- a CDS encoding YkgJ family cysteine cluster protein, protein MRKPPLVADAELDRLETWAKYTSGLCSDCNATCCTMPAEVRIGDLIRLGVVDEFERDEPAKNIAKRLTKEGLIDRFNQKSGIFTLARSSRGDCVYLDPKTRLCTVYAKRPDTCRNHPQVGPRPGYCAYRKKRP, encoded by the coding sequence ATGAGAAAACCGCCGCTGGTCGCCGATGCCGAGCTCGACCGCCTGGAAACCTGGGCCAAGTACACCTCGGGCCTGTGCAGCGACTGCAACGCCACCTGCTGCACCATGCCGGCGGAAGTGCGCATCGGCGACCTGATCCGCCTGGGCGTGGTGGACGAATTCGAACGCGACGAGCCGGCCAAGAACATCGCCAAGCGCCTGACCAAGGAAGGCCTCATCGACCGCTTCAACCAGAAGAGCGGCATCTTCACCCTCGCGCGCTCCAGCCGCGGTGACTGCGTATACCTGGACCCGAAAACGCGCCTGTGCACCGTCTACGCCAAGCGCCCGGACACCTGCCGCAACCACCCGCAGGTCGGCCCGCGTCCGGGCTACTGCGCGTACCGCAAGAAGCGCCCCTGA